A region from the Silene latifolia isolate original U9 population chromosome 7, ASM4854445v1, whole genome shotgun sequence genome encodes:
- the LOC141590493 gene encoding uncharacterized protein LOC141590493: MKGVKRFGVKGKLSPKYIGPYDVVQRISVVAYKLELPPCLGNVHDVFHVSQLRKYVSDPSHVLQNEIPELEPSLFLEKRPICILDKKDNKFRSKVVPLVKVLWKCGNVEEDTWEPEASMSIKYPRRDLNDPEMDSFEIDDSLED; encoded by the exons ATGAAGGGAGTGAAAAGATTTGGagttaaagggaagttgagtcctaagtacattggaccttatgatgTGGTGCAAAGAATTAGTGTCGTGGCTTACAAGTTGGAATTGCCCCCATGTTTGGGTAACGTTCATGATGTTTTTCATGTATCCCAACTTAGGAAGTACGTTAGTGACCcaagtcatgtgttgcaaaatgagattcccgagcttgagcccaGTCTATTCTTGGAAAAGAGACCAATTTGCATCTTGGACAAGAAGGATAATAAGTTCAGAAGTAAGGTTGTACCCTtagtgaaggttttgtggaagtgtggtaACGTAGAAGAAGATACGTGGGAACCGGAAGCTTCTATGAGTATCAAGTATCCGA GGAGAGACTTGAACGACCCGGAAATGGATTCTTTTGAGATAGACGACTCCCTTGAAGATTGA